From one Nycticebus coucang isolate mNycCou1 chromosome 14, mNycCou1.pri, whole genome shotgun sequence genomic stretch:
- the CHST1 gene encoding carbohydrate sulfotransferase 1, with amino-acid sequence MQCSWKAVLLLALASIAIQYTAIRTFTAKSFHTCPGLAEVGLAERLCEEGPTFAYNLSRKTHILILATTRSGSSFVGQLFNQHLDVFYLFEPLYHVQNTLIPRFTQGKSPADRRVMLGASRDLLRSLYDCDLYFLENYIKPPPVNHTTDRVFRRGASRVLCSRPVCDPPGSADLVLEEGDCVRKCGLLNLTVAAEACRERSHVAIKTVRVPEVNDLRALVEDPRLNLKVIQLVRDPRGILASRSETFRDTYRLWRLWYGTGRKPYNLDVTQLTTVCEDFSNSVSTGLTRPPWLKGKYMLVRYEDLARNPMKKTEEIYGFLGIPLDSHVARWIQNNTRGDPTLGKHKYGTVRNSAATAEKWRFRLSYDIVAFAQNACQQVLAQLGYKMASSEEELKNPSVSLVEERDFRPFS; translated from the coding sequence ATGCAATGTTCCTGGAAGGCTGTCCTCCTCCTTGCCCTGGCCTCCATCGCCATCCAGTACACGGCCATTCGCACCTTCACTGCCAAGTCCTTCCATACCTGCCCGGGACTGGCCGAGGTTGGGCTGGCCGAGCGGCTGTGCGAGGAGGGCCCCACCTTTGCCTACAACCTGTCCCGCAAAACCCACATCCTCATCCTGGCCACCACACGCAGCGGCTCCTCCTTCGTGGGCCAGCTGTTCAACCAACACCTGGACGTCTTCTACCTGTTTGAGCCCCTTTACCACGTCCAGAACACGCTCATCCCCCGCTTCACCCAGGGCAAGAGCCCGGCCGACCGGCGGGTCATGCTGGGTGCCAGCCGCGACCTCCTGCGGAGCCTGTATGACTGTGACCTCTACTTCCTGGAGAACTATATCAAGCCTCCGCCGGTCAACCACACCACGGACAGGGTCTTCCGCCGAGGGGCCAGCAGGGTCCTCTGCTCCCGGCCTGTGTGTGACCCTCCAGGGTCCGCTGACCTGGTCTTGGAAGAGGGAGACTGCGTGCGCAAGTGCGGCCTACTGAACCTGACCGTGGCTGCCGAGGCCTGCCGTGAGCGCAGCCACGTAGCCATCAAGACAGTGAGGGTGCCCGAGGTTAATGACTTGCGGGCTCTGGTGGAAGATCCTCGGTTAAACCTCAAAGTCATCCAGCTGGTCCGAGACCCTCGGGGCATTCTGGCTTCACGCAGTGAGACCTTCCGCGACACCTACCGGCTCTGGAGGCTCTGGTATGGCACCGGGAGAAAACCCTACAACTTGGATGTGACGCAGCTGACCACAGTGTGTGAGGACTTCTCAAACTCCGTGTCCACCGGCCTCACGCGGCCCCCGTGGCTCAAGGGCAAGTACATGTTAGTGCGCTATGAGGACCTGGCCCGGAACCCCATGAAGAAGACCGAGGAGATCTACGGGTTCCTGGGCATCCCCCTGGACAGCCACGTGGCTCGCTGGATCCAGAACAACACGAGGGGCGACCCCACCCTGGGCAAGCACAAATACGGCACGGTGAGAAACTCGGCCGCCACTGCCGAGAAGTGGCGCTTCCGCCTCTCCTACGACATTGTGGCCTTTGCCCAGAATGCCTGTCAGCAGGTGCTGGCCCAGCTGGGCTACAAGATGGCCAGCTCGGAGGAGGAGCTGAAGAACCCCTCGGTCAGCCTGGTGGAGGAGCGGGACTTCCGCCCGTTCTCATGA